Proteins from one Streptomyces sp. NBC_00289 genomic window:
- a CDS encoding GNAT family N-acetyltransferase encodes MDHVAILALFDRDMREGAQPDSPSARIERTGRVVRQVSSELGWNGVVWSDLDEATADAAIAEQIAHYHGLGLEFEWKLYGHDLPVDLGGRLRATGFEPRPEETLMIGEVADLTVDAEPPEGIRILPVTDQAGVDLVADVHEKAFGTGSSRLRHQLLSHLKADPETVVAVVALAGDVAVSAARMELVPGTRFAGLWGGGTVEEWRGRGIYRALVAHRARAAAERGYRYLQVDALNESRRVLERLGFQPLTTTTPYVYVP; translated from the coding sequence ATGGATCATGTCGCGATACTCGCCCTCTTCGACCGGGACATGCGCGAAGGCGCGCAGCCGGACAGCCCCAGCGCCCGGATCGAGCGGACCGGGCGTGTGGTGCGCCAGGTCTCCTCCGAACTCGGCTGGAACGGCGTGGTCTGGTCGGACCTGGACGAGGCGACCGCGGACGCGGCGATCGCCGAACAGATCGCCCACTACCACGGTCTCGGCCTCGAGTTCGAGTGGAAGCTGTACGGGCACGATCTGCCGGTGGACCTGGGCGGACGGCTGAGAGCCACCGGATTCGAACCCCGGCCCGAGGAGACCCTGATGATCGGCGAGGTCGCCGACCTGACGGTGGACGCCGAGCCGCCCGAGGGCATCCGCATCCTTCCCGTCACCGACCAGGCGGGCGTCGATCTGGTGGCGGACGTGCACGAGAAGGCCTTCGGTACCGGCAGTTCGCGGCTGCGGCACCAGCTGCTCTCCCACCTCAAGGCCGACCCGGAGACCGTGGTCGCCGTCGTCGCCCTCGCCGGTGACGTGGCGGTGAGCGCGGCCCGTATGGAGCTCGTGCCGGGTACCAGGTTCGCCGGCCTGTGGGGCGGCGGCACCGTCGAGGAGTGGCGTGGACGCGGCATCTACCGCGCGCTGGTGGCCCATAGGGCCCGCGCCGCCGCCGAGCGCGGCTACCGCTACCTCCAGGTCGACGCCCTGAACGAAAGCCGCCGCGTCCTCGAACGCCTCGGCTTCCAGCCCCTGACCACGACGACACCGTACGTGTACGTGCCGTAG
- a CDS encoding N-acetyltransferase family protein: MSLHLTPLTDPQPGGSSRRLAWVASDTDGMPLGTAYLRLFTREGQQHLAELEIAVHDTERRRGVGTRLLDAAVSAARAEGRRSVLAQAEQDSPADLFLAARGFRRVLTLTYARLPLAEADLDAIAELARRPHPGYTLTEWDGSVPPELARSYADSRRAMDDMPMEGTDYGTVVWDVERVLAAAEAVAKRGESLHTVAAVSTADGSVVGFSELVVPGDGLGDGQHYGTAVLPEHRGHGLARWMKAASISRARERHPALAGLRTDTAESNAPMLAVNDALGYLPTHRAAEYQLDL; the protein is encoded by the coding sequence TTGTCCCTGCACCTCACCCCGCTCACCGACCCGCAGCCCGGCGGTTCGAGCCGCCGCCTCGCCTGGGTGGCCTCGGACACCGACGGGATGCCGCTCGGTACCGCCTACCTGCGGCTGTTCACGAGGGAGGGGCAGCAGCACCTCGCCGAACTGGAGATCGCCGTGCACGACACGGAGCGGCGGCGGGGCGTGGGCACCAGGCTGCTGGACGCCGCCGTGTCAGCGGCCCGCGCGGAGGGGCGCCGGTCGGTGCTCGCACAGGCCGAACAGGACTCCCCCGCCGACCTGTTCCTTGCGGCGCGGGGCTTTCGCCGGGTGCTGACGCTGACGTACGCCAGGCTGCCGCTCGCCGAGGCGGACCTCGACGCGATCGCGGAGCTCGCCCGACGACCGCACCCCGGCTACACGTTGACGGAATGGGACGGCAGCGTGCCGCCCGAACTGGCGCGGTCGTACGCCGACTCGCGGCGCGCCATGGACGACATGCCGATGGAGGGCACCGACTACGGCACGGTCGTCTGGGACGTGGAGCGGGTGCTCGCCGCGGCGGAGGCCGTCGCGAAGCGCGGCGAGTCGCTGCACACCGTCGCCGCCGTGAGCACCGCGGACGGATCGGTGGTCGGGTTCTCCGAACTCGTCGTGCCGGGTGACGGCCTGGGCGACGGTCAGCACTACGGCACCGCGGTGCTCCCCGAACACCGCGGTCACGGCCTCGCCCGCTGGATGAAGGCGGCCTCCATCAGCCGCGCCCGCGAACGGCACCCCGCCCTCGCCGGGCTCCGCACCGACACCGCGGAGAGCAACGCGCCCATGCTGGCCGTCAACGACGCGCTCGGCTACCTACCGACGCACAGGGCGGCGGAGTACCAACTCGACCTGTGA
- a CDS encoding SPW repeat protein, with the protein MANVSPTRGDITSHPDASEMRERYARMLGGRDVALVDGPVFLLGLYCAVSPWILHYTAGQPALMTHNLIVGIAIGLLALGFTAAPARMYGLSWAMCALGVWMIVSPWIVGESPDTGVVLNNIIIGALALVLGLMCTATAARSAPRP; encoded by the coding sequence ATGGCCAACGTCTCGCCCACCAGAGGTGACATCACCAGCCACCCCGATGCTTCGGAAATGCGGGAACGCTACGCCCGCATGCTCGGCGGCCGCGATGTGGCACTCGTGGACGGACCGGTGTTCCTGCTCGGGCTGTACTGCGCGGTGTCCCCGTGGATACTCCACTACACGGCCGGCCAGCCCGCCCTCATGACCCACAACCTGATCGTCGGCATCGCGATCGGCCTGCTGGCCCTCGGGTTCACCGCCGCTCCGGCTCGCATGTACGGCCTGAGCTGGGCCATGTGCGCACTCGGCGTGTGGATGATCGTCTCGCCGTGGATCGTCGGCGAGAGCCCCGACACCGGAGTCGTGCTGAACAACATCATCATCGGCGCCCTGGCGCTCGTCCTGGGGCTGATGTGCACCGCCACGGCGGCGAGGAGTGCCCCCAGGCCGTAG
- a CDS encoding anti-sigma factor domain-containing protein: MITADLHTLSGAYALHALADDERTAFERHLDGCPTCAEEVAGFTATAARLGLAAAEPPRTAVRDDVLRRIVAVRQDSPRVRSTVRRGRGTGHARPLSRCALAACLAAAAVFGGTAAWQYERAEEARDLAGRAQRNADDLAAVLAAPDARTRTARLPGGARGTVVVSASRDAAVFVSSGMAEPPRGKVYQLWFDDRGTMRSAGLMDPHLAGQTVLLGGPVDKATGMGITVEPAGGSGEPTSTPLAVMEFPT, from the coding sequence GTGATCACCGCGGACCTGCACACGCTGTCGGGTGCCTACGCCCTGCACGCTCTGGCCGACGACGAGCGCACCGCGTTCGAGCGGCACCTGGACGGCTGTCCGACCTGCGCCGAGGAGGTCGCCGGGTTCACCGCGACCGCGGCCAGGCTGGGCCTCGCGGCGGCCGAGCCGCCCCGGACCGCGGTGCGGGACGACGTGCTGCGCCGGATCGTCGCCGTACGGCAGGACTCGCCCCGCGTGCGGTCCACCGTCCGCCGAGGGCGCGGGACGGGGCACGCGCGTCCGCTCTCGCGGTGTGCGCTGGCGGCCTGTCTCGCCGCGGCGGCCGTGTTCGGCGGCACCGCCGCGTGGCAGTACGAGCGCGCCGAGGAGGCCCGCGACCTGGCGGGCCGGGCACAGCGGAACGCCGACGACCTGGCCGCCGTACTCGCCGCTCCCGACGCCCGGACCCGGACCGCGCGGCTGCCGGGCGGCGCGCGGGGGACGGTCGTGGTGTCCGCGAGCCGTGACGCGGCCGTGTTCGTGTCCTCGGGGATGGCCGAACCACCCCGCGGCAAGGTGTACCAGCTGTGGTTCGACGATCGGGGCACCATGCGATCCGCGGGCCTGATGGACCCGCACCTGGCCGGTCAGACGGTGCTGCTGGGCGGACCGGTCGACAAGGCCACGGGGATGGGCATCACCGTGGAACCCGCGGGCGGGTCCGGCGAGCCGACGTCGACTCCCCTCGCTGTGATGGAGTTCCCCACCTGA
- a CDS encoding sigma-70 family RNA polymerase sigma factor: protein MKEAVYIGTNPSSPPDLQELLGGVALGDQKAFAALYDAVASPVFGVVRSVLRDQAQSEEVAQEVLVEVWRSAPRYRPDRGTAINWILTLAHRRAIDRVRSVEAAAAREHRAALLDRVPEYDHVTEQVEARLEREQVRRCLRTLTELQRQSVTLAYYRGLTYREVAEALALPLGTVKTRLRDGLIRLRDCLGVSA, encoded by the coding sequence GTGAAAGAAGCCGTCTACATCGGCACAAATCCGTCCTCACCACCTGATCTGCAGGAGTTGCTGGGCGGCGTGGCCCTGGGCGACCAGAAGGCGTTCGCCGCGCTCTACGACGCCGTCGCGAGCCCCGTCTTCGGTGTCGTGCGCAGCGTGCTGCGTGACCAGGCGCAGTCGGAGGAGGTCGCCCAGGAGGTGCTGGTCGAGGTGTGGCGCAGCGCTCCCCGTTACCGTCCGGACCGCGGCACGGCCATCAACTGGATCCTCACCCTGGCCCACCGGCGGGCCATCGACCGGGTGCGCTCGGTGGAGGCGGCCGCCGCGCGGGAGCACCGCGCGGCCCTGCTGGACCGCGTGCCCGAGTACGACCACGTCACCGAGCAGGTGGAGGCCCGGCTGGAGCGGGAGCAGGTACGCCGCTGTCTGCGCACGCTGACCGAGCTCCAGCGGCAGTCGGTCACCCTCGCCTACTACCGCGGACTGACCTACCGGGAGGTGGCCGAGGCTCTGGCGCTGCCGCTGGGCACCGTCAAGACACGACTGCGCGACGGTCTCATCCGGCTGCGCGACTGCCTGGGGGTGAGCGCGTGA